In the genome of Streptomyces racemochromogenes, one region contains:
- the galE gene encoding UDP-glucose 4-epimerase GalE: MSKYLVTGGAGYVGSVVAAHLLEAGHEVTILDNLSTGFAEGVPAGATLIDGRIQDAADHLDPSYDAVLHFAASSQVGESVVNPGKYWDNNVGGTLALLTAMREAGVRRLVFSSTAATYGEPAEGALTETSVTAPTNPYGASKLAVDHMIAGECAAHGLAAVSLRYFNVAGAYREFGERHDPETHLIPLVLQVALGQRESISVFGDDYPTPDGTCVRDYIHVADLAEAHLSALRVAAEGEHLVCNLGNGSGFSVREVIETVRKVTGREIPEVVAPRRAGDPAVLVASARRAHERLGWTPTRSDLTNIVTDAWNFARERRS, encoded by the coding sequence GTGAGCAAGTACCTGGTGACCGGCGGTGCCGGATACGTGGGCAGCGTCGTGGCCGCCCATCTGCTGGAGGCCGGGCACGAGGTGACCATCCTCGACAACCTCTCCACCGGCTTCGCCGAGGGCGTCCCCGCCGGCGCCACGCTGATCGACGGCCGGATCCAGGACGCCGCCGACCACCTGGACCCGTCCTACGACGCCGTGCTGCACTTCGCCGCCTCCTCGCAGGTCGGCGAGTCCGTCGTGAACCCCGGCAAGTACTGGGACAACAACGTCGGCGGCACCCTCGCCCTGCTGACCGCGATGCGGGAGGCCGGCGTGCGCCGGCTCGTCTTCTCCTCCACCGCCGCGACCTACGGCGAGCCGGCCGAAGGCGCGCTGACGGAGACCTCGGTGACCGCGCCGACCAACCCGTACGGCGCCTCGAAGCTGGCCGTCGACCACATGATCGCGGGGGAGTGCGCCGCCCACGGCCTGGCCGCCGTCTCGCTGCGCTACTTCAACGTGGCCGGCGCCTACCGCGAGTTCGGCGAGCGCCACGACCCCGAGACGCACCTGATCCCGCTGGTGCTCCAGGTCGCGCTCGGCCAGCGCGAGTCCATCTCGGTGTTCGGCGACGACTACCCGACCCCCGACGGCACCTGCGTCCGCGACTACATCCACGTCGCCGACCTCGCCGAGGCCCACCTTTCCGCGCTGCGCGTCGCCGCCGAGGGCGAGCACCTGGTGTGCAACCTCGGCAACGGCAGCGGCTTCTCGGTCCGCGAGGTCATCGAGACGGTCCGCAAGGTCACCGGCCGGGAGATCCCCGAGGTCGTCGCCCCGCGCCGCGCCGGGGACCCGGCGGTCCTCGTCGCCTCGGCCCGCAGGGCGCACGAGCGCCTCGGCTGGACCCCGACCCGCTCGGACCTCACCAACATCGTGACGGACGCCTGGAACTTCGCCCGCGAGCGCCGCTCCTGA